Proteins encoded within one genomic window of Phyllobacterium sp. T1293:
- a CDS encoding helix-turn-helix domain-containing protein: MTFQPRMNTKINGFTVVGGLQQRSWDGIAADLFSVDCAADASGQYEARDPRLFIVLDGLKTGTFNVKLDPQSKDLGNEGVANPMCYVPAGMPLWSRLDKVKHIRHIDLHFNVKSLVKRFGEDVDLGVMAQPRLMFSDARILALANLVAGECCNPEPLHQLYGESLAISVFSVLFDIKAKAERKRSKLAPWQLRRVTDYLEENWMRPIRLQELAELAGLSQSHFGHAFKASTGMPPHQWQMSVRVRRIEEMLLRSNHSLNHIAELAGFADQAHFTRVFRQHTGVTPAAWQRAQK, translated from the coding sequence ATGACGTTTCAACCGCGCATGAACACCAAGATCAATGGCTTTACGGTTGTGGGAGGGCTGCAACAGCGCTCCTGGGATGGCATTGCCGCCGATCTTTTCAGCGTCGATTGTGCAGCGGATGCGAGTGGCCAGTACGAAGCGAGAGACCCCCGGCTTTTTATCGTCCTGGATGGATTGAAGACCGGCACTTTCAACGTGAAACTGGACCCGCAAAGCAAAGATCTCGGCAATGAAGGGGTAGCCAACCCCATGTGCTATGTCCCGGCGGGCATGCCGCTCTGGTCCCGTCTCGACAAGGTCAAGCACATCCGCCACATTGACCTGCATTTCAATGTAAAATCTCTGGTTAAACGCTTTGGCGAAGATGTTGATCTCGGTGTCATGGCCCAGCCACGCCTGATGTTTTCCGATGCGCGTATTCTGGCGCTCGCCAATCTCGTTGCTGGAGAATGTTGTAATCCGGAGCCATTGCACCAGCTCTACGGGGAGAGTCTGGCAATCTCCGTGTTCTCGGTGCTGTTCGACATCAAGGCCAAGGCGGAACGCAAGCGAAGCAAGCTTGCCCCATGGCAATTGCGCCGTGTCACCGATTATCTCGAGGAAAACTGGATGCGACCGATCCGTCTGCAGGAATTGGCGGAGCTGGCTGGATTGTCACAATCGCATTTCGGCCACGCCTTCAAAGCTTCCACAGGCATGCCGCCACATCAATGGCAGATGAGTGTCCGCGTGCGGCGTATCGAGGAAATGTTGCTGCGATCGAACCATAGTCTCAATCACATTGCGGAACTTGCGGGCTTTGCTGATCAGGCTCATTTCACGCGCGTATTTCGCCAACACACCGGCGTCACACCAGCCGCATGGCAGCGCGCACAGAAGTAA